The DNA region ATTTTATTCAATTTCTCAGGCAACTTAGAACTATGGAAAGAAAAAAATTTGAGAACCTTGTAAACCAGGCCTATGAGAGAATCCCTCAGAAATTTAGGGATAAGATTGATAATGTCTCAATAATGGTCGAAGACTACCCAAGTAAGAGGGATCTTGAGACACTAAAAATAAGGGGCAAGGGCCTTTTACTGGGGCTTTACAGAGGAACGCCGCTTCCTCAAAGAAGTGTGTGGCAGGGAGTAAGACTCCCTGATGAAATAGTGCTTTTTCAAAAAGATATAGAAAAAGTATGCAGAAACGATGTGGAAATCGAAGAGAGGGTAAACGAAGTGCTTCAGCACGAGATAGCTCATTATTTTGGCCTTAATGACGATGAGATCTATGAGCTTATGGGAAGACACTAATTAAGGTGGAACAAAATGACTACTAAAGAACATAGCAGATCGGCGATATTACTTATTCACTGCCCGGATAGAAAAGGCATAGTATCTACGATTACCGAATTTATATTTAAAAATGACGGGAACATCTTGTATCTGGATCAGCACGTGGATACGGAGCAAGAAGTCTTTTTTATGAGAGTTGAGTGGGATTTGTCTAATTTCTCGATTCCTGCTGATAAGATTGGTGAGTACTTCGATACATTAATCGGAGAGAAGTTCGAGATGAAGTGGAGTCTTTATTTCTCTGATTATAGGCCCAAGATGGCAATCCTGGTCTCAAAGATGTCACATTGTCTGCATGATATTCTCTCCCGAAGCCAGTCAGGAGAGTGGGACGTTGAGGTCCCCGTTATAATAAGTAATCATAAAGAGCTTGAACCAATCGCAAAAAACTTTGGCATTGCATATCACCATGTCCCTGTAACAAAGGATAATAAGAAAGAAGCTGAGGCAATTCAGCTTGAGCTTCTAAAGAAATACGATATAGATTTTATTGTTCTTGCAAGATACATGCAGATACTAAGTGACGATTTTGTAACTCACTACCCTAACAAAATCATAAACATACATCACTCATTCCTGCCTGCGTTTCCTGGAGCAAAACCCTATCACTCTGCCTATGAAAGAGGGGTTAAGATTATTGGGGCAACCAGTCATTACGTAACTGCGGAACTTGATGCTGGGCCGATTATTGAGCAGAGCGTTGTGCGCGTAAGCCACAAAGACAATATTCAAGACTTAGTTAGAAAGGGGCGAGACCTTGAGAAAGTTGTTCTTTCGCAAGCTATTTGGCACCATCTTAAACGCCAAATTTTAGTCTACGGTAACCGTACATTAATCTTTGATTAGAAATATGAAAAAACATATCTCCAAAGCTAATATGTTTTTACTGCTTATGATTCTGATTACAACAGTTTCATCCTACGCAGACGAGTACAATCAGCTCGCATACTCTAGTCAATTTGAAAAGGTTAAATTAATCAGCCAAGGAAGGCTGATTAATGTTGTAGACTTCACTGTGCCGCACAAATACACAGTCTTTATGTTTACTGCAAATTGGTGTGCGCCGTGCGGGCCTCTTAAAGAGAAATTGTCAGAACTGGCAAATAGAGTTGATACGATGGCTCTTAGAGAGCTAGACATCATAAACCTTGAGAACCCACTGGTTAAATACTACAACCTGCCGGCAATTCCTTATTTCCTTGTATACGGACCTGAAGGTAATTTTGTAGAACGTGGCCCAATGCTATCAAAAGAAGTCCTTAAAAAAATCGCATCCCAAAATGAATAATATTTCCTCAGAGTTAAAAAACCTGGGTTTATTTTTAAAGAACTGGTATCAGGAGATTGTAGTAATCTCTTTTGCCACACTTTTTATGATCCTGCACTATCATCATAAAATTGAGAATTACTGGATCAGCTCACTTGTTTATTTCGGAGTACTTCCTGTACTTACCATATTAATTTTTCTAAGAAAAAACCCGCTAGATTTTGGCCTCAGAATAGGCAACTACAGAGTCTGGATTCCCTATGTCATCATCTTTTTAGCCCTCGCAATCCCGGTTCTGTATTTCACCTCTGATATGTCATCAGTACAAGGCTACTACCGCTCCCACAGAGGGTTTGATTTTCTAACCTATGCGCTCCAGATGGGCGTCTATATGCTTGGATGGGAGTTTTTGTTCAGAGGGTTTATGCTCTTTGGGCTTAAAGATAAATTAAAAGAGGCAAGCATTATAATTCAGATGATCCCCTTCGCTCTGCTTCACATTGGTAAACCAGAGATAGAGACAATAAGCACTATATTCACAGGGATTTTATGGGGATATATTGCATACAGAGGTAAATCTTTTTGGCCCGCATACATAATGCACATGGTTGTAAATCTATCTAACAAAGCATTTGTTCTAGGATTGGTCTAGCTTCTCGTATTGAGCAATCTCTAAGAGAACACCATCAGGGTCGTTGAAATAAAAGAGGCTCTTTCTGACCGGATTTTGAGCAGGTGTTGCCATCGGAACAGCAATCGGCTCACTAAAAAGTGTGACGCCAACATCTTTTAGTTTA from Thermodesulfobacteriota bacterium includes:
- a CDS encoding thioredoxin family protein translates to MKKHISKANMFLLLMILITTVSSYADEYNQLAYSSQFEKVKLISQGRLINVVDFTVPHKYTVFMFTANWCAPCGPLKEKLSELANRVDTMALRELDIINLENPLVKYYNLPAIPYFLVYGPEGNFVERGPMLSKEVLKKIASQNE
- the purU gene encoding formyltetrahydrofolate deformylase, translated to MTTKEHSRSAILLIHCPDRKGIVSTITEFIFKNDGNILYLDQHVDTEQEVFFMRVEWDLSNFSIPADKIGEYFDTLIGEKFEMKWSLYFSDYRPKMAILVSKMSHCLHDILSRSQSGEWDVEVPVIISNHKELEPIAKNFGIAYHHVPVTKDNKKEAEAIQLELLKKYDIDFIVLARYMQILSDDFVTHYPNKIINIHHSFLPAFPGAKPYHSAYERGVKIIGATSHYVTAELDAGPIIEQSVVRVSHKDNIQDLVRKGRDLEKVVLSQAIWHHLKRQILVYGNRTLIFD
- a CDS encoding CPBP family intramembrane glutamic endopeptidase produces the protein MNNISSELKNLGLFLKNWYQEIVVISFATLFMILHYHHKIENYWISSLVYFGVLPVLTILIFLRKNPLDFGLRIGNYRVWIPYVIIFLALAIPVLYFTSDMSSVQGYYRSHRGFDFLTYALQMGVYMLGWEFLFRGFMLFGLKDKLKEASIIIQMIPFALLHIGKPEIETISTIFTGILWGYIAYRGKSFWPAYIMHMVVNLSNKAFVLGLV
- a CDS encoding metallopeptidase family protein; amino-acid sequence: FIQFLRQLRTMERKKFENLVNQAYERIPQKFRDKIDNVSIMVEDYPSKRDLETLKIRGKGLLLGLYRGTPLPQRSVWQGVRLPDEIVLFQKDIEKVCRNDVEIEERVNEVLQHEIAHYFGLNDDEIYELMGRH